The Candidatus Pantoea soli genome window below encodes:
- the aat gene encoding leucyl/phenylalanyl-tRNA--protein transferase, translating to MRLIQLSRDSLNFPPPEMALREPNGLLAMGGDLSPARLLNAYQRGIFPWFSPGDPILWWSPDPRAVLLPESFHLSRSMARFHRHSPYRVTMNHAFADVLEGCASGRQEGTWITFEVKRAWLRLYELGHAHSIEVWQENQLVGGMYGLALGQIFCGESMFSRRENASKTALWVFSQHFMAHQGRLIDCQVLNPHTASLGATEIPRVDYLQYVQTLAWQPAESGCWQTQTLF from the coding sequence ATGAGACTGATTCAACTTTCACGTGATTCGCTGAATTTTCCACCGCCGGAGATGGCGTTACGTGAACCGAATGGCCTGCTGGCAATGGGCGGCGATCTCTCTCCTGCCCGCCTGCTGAATGCTTACCAGCGTGGCATTTTTCCCTGGTTCTCCCCGGGCGATCCCATTCTGTGGTGGTCACCCGATCCGCGTGCGGTGCTGCTGCCGGAATCGTTTCACCTCAGCCGCAGCATGGCCCGTTTCCACCGCCATTCCCCCTACCGCGTTACCATGAACCACGCCTTTGCCGATGTGCTGGAAGGCTGCGCCAGCGGCCGGCAGGAAGGCACCTGGATCACCTTTGAAGTCAAACGTGCCTGGCTGCGTCTGTATGAACTGGGCCACGCGCATTCGATTGAGGTGTGGCAGGAGAATCAGCTGGTCGGCGGCATGTATGGCCTGGCGCTCGGGCAAATTTTTTGCGGCGAGTCGATGTTCAGCCGCCGGGAGAACGCGTCGAAAACCGCCCTGTGGGTATTTTCTCAGCATTTTATGGCGCATCAGGGGCGGCTGATTGATTGTCAGGTGCTGAACCCGCACACCGCCTCGCTCGGCGCGACAGAAATACCGCGTGTGGACTATCTGCAGTATGTGCAGACGCTGGCGTGGCAACCGGCAGAGAGCGGATGCTGGCAAACACAAACCCTTTTTTGA
- the cydC gene encoding heme ABC transporter ATP-binding protein/permease CydC: MRALLPFLRLYRRHPWRLGLGILLAIATLLASIALLTLSGWFLAASSLAGVAGLYTFNYMLPAAGVRGAAIIRTAARYFERLVSHDATFRVLQHLRVYTFSRLMALAPEQLARFRQGELLNRFVSDVDTLDHLYLRVISPLAGAAIVIGVVTVGLALLDVPLALLTGGIMLLTLLLMPPLFWRLGSAAGLAIARRQAGWRQQLTSWISGLAELQIYGAAPRWRQQLDREEIAWQQAQQRQQRLQALAQSLLLLISGATVTLLLWLAAAGVGDQSTPGALIALFVFCALAAFEALAPVAGAFLPLAQVTRSAQRVQEIITQPPAIRFPPQPVVSPSGAHLELSHLCFSYPQRPEPVLQDFSLTLQAGEHLALLGPTGCGKSSLLTLLTRGQQAQQGSILLNGVPLEHWDEVSLRQRISVVTQRVHLFSQTLRDNLLLARPEASDAMLSAVLEQVGLAHLLTTAEGLNAWMGEGGRPLSGGELRRLAIARALLHDGDLWLLDEPTEGLDAATEQHILSLLRTAGQGRTLIMVTHSLTGLEKLDRICVMDQGQIVESGSHAELISKAGRYWRFCQRFAL, translated from the coding sequence TTTCTGGCGGCCTCCTCGCTGGCGGGCGTCGCCGGCCTGTACACCTTTAACTATATGCTGCCGGCGGCCGGCGTGCGGGGTGCCGCCATTATTCGTACGGCGGCGCGCTATTTTGAACGGCTGGTCAGCCACGATGCGACCTTCCGCGTGCTGCAGCATTTGCGGGTTTATACTTTCAGCCGGCTGATGGCGCTGGCACCGGAACAGCTGGCGCGCTTTCGTCAGGGTGAACTGCTTAATCGCTTTGTCAGCGATGTTGATACGCTGGATCATCTCTATCTGCGGGTCATCTCCCCGCTGGCCGGCGCGGCCATCGTGATTGGGGTGGTTACGGTTGGTCTGGCCCTGCTGGATGTGCCGCTGGCTCTGCTGACTGGCGGGATTATGCTGCTGACGCTGCTGCTGATGCCACCGCTGTTCTGGCGACTGGGAAGCGCGGCCGGGCTGGCGATTGCCCGCCGTCAGGCCGGCTGGCGCCAGCAGCTGACCAGCTGGATCAGTGGCCTGGCAGAGCTGCAGATTTACGGTGCGGCGCCCCGGTGGCGCCAGCAGCTGGATCGCGAGGAGATAGCCTGGCAACAGGCACAGCAGCGCCAGCAGCGTTTACAGGCACTGGCGCAAAGCCTGCTGCTGCTAATCAGCGGCGCAACCGTAACCCTGCTGCTGTGGCTGGCGGCCGCCGGTGTCGGCGATCAGTCCACGCCGGGTGCCCTGATCGCGCTGTTTGTGTTCTGCGCTCTGGCCGCTTTTGAAGCACTCGCGCCGGTGGCGGGTGCCTTTCTGCCGCTGGCCCAGGTCACCCGTTCGGCGCAGCGCGTGCAGGAGATCATCACCCAGCCTCCTGCGATTCGTTTCCCGCCGCAGCCAGTCGTGTCGCCCTCCGGCGCCCATCTTGAGCTGTCGCACCTCTGTTTCAGTTATCCGCAGCGTCCGGAACCGGTGCTGCAGGATTTTTCCCTGACGCTGCAGGCAGGTGAGCATCTGGCGCTGCTTGGCCCTACCGGCTGTGGTAAGTCCAGTCTGCTGACGCTGCTGACCCGCGGCCAGCAGGCGCAACAGGGCAGCATCCTGCTGAACGGCGTTCCGCTTGAACACTGGGATGAGGTAAGCCTGCGCCAGCGCATCAGCGTCGTGACGCAGCGCGTACATCTGTTCAGCCAGACGCTGCGCGATAATCTGCTGCTGGCCCGGCCTGAAGCGAGTGATGCAATGCTCAGTGCGGTGCTGGAACAGGTGGGACTGGCGCATCTGCTGACCACCGCTGAAGGGCTGAATGCCTGGATGGGTGAAGGCGGTCGCCCGCTCTCCGGCGGTGAACTGCGCCGTCTGGCTATCGCCCGCGCGCTCCTGCACGATGGCGATCTCTGGCTGCTGGATGAACCCACCGAAGGACTGGATGCGGCTACCGAGCAGCATATTCTCTCACTGTTGCGCACCGCAGGACAGGGCCGCACCCTGATTATGGTCACGCACAGTCTGACCGGGCTGGAAAAGCTGGATCGCATTTGCGTGATGGATCAGGGACAGATTGTGGAATCCGGCAGCCATGCGGAATTAATCTCAAAAGCAGGGCGCTACTGGCGTTTCTGTCAGCGCTTTGCGTTATAG